GAATATGGGAACGAACCTTGAGACACAATATATACGATATTACCACCATCAGAAAATTAACCATTTGATTAAGCCAAAAATGTTTGGCCCCAAAGCGGAAGTGCGATCCCTTATATGATTAACCAGAAAAAGACATaaacaacaaatatatatttatattattcttgatgctatatacaaatgtaaaactaaTAAGCTACTTCTTCATTTAATCTGTTTTTTTCTCCTTTTGTTTTAACTGTTCAAACTCTTTGAAGATCTTTTCACTTAATTTTTCTCCTTCATCATCAATTTGTTCCACAGAAAGTACTTCAGGAATATAAAACTGCATCATATTTTGAAcctgtttaaaacataatagtAAGTAAATgttgggggcctcatagcctagcggtcttaagtggcagctaggtgaggggtaccgggttggattcccggttcgagggcaagttttaatttaaatttgttctcggcctttgggagggttgttcggtaccgggcgagtgcctaaaccgtacgtggaggacatggtcgaatttctaaggcaaaaagtacgaattataaaaatcttatacttgacgctggctaatgcacaaaccgtgccagagccattaaaaaaaaagtaaatgtaCACACATTATTAAAGGACAATAATTGTTctgtatgtattaattttgaacATACATAAGTAATGATTAGATTCTTAAACTTGATCaatttttagtaatatttttcacACACCTTTTTATAGGACAGTGAGCAAATAGGcttcacctgatgttatgaACATATAcatgtaaatatttgtaaagatcacattaattatacacataatactaaaatgttttaacaCTAAAACACTTACTCCATTTTTCAAAGTAACTATGGAACTTGGACATGAAGAGCATGAGCCTTGCATTTTAAGCCTTAGAATACCATCTTTAAAATCTACAAACAGAACATCCCCACCATCTTCTTGCACTGTTGGTCTTATTCTAGTATCCAACAATTCTTTTATCATTTGAACTATTTCATCATCatctttgtttatttctaaaaataattataagaaaattatgtattatcatCTCATCAAACTAATTTGCTATATAGAGCTAAATCTATAAAATGAAACAGACTTCATTATGTGCAATGCATGTGTGCATTGTGTGGATTTTGAGATGGTATAGAGTTGTAATAATAAAGAGATGTTaaagtaaaattgtaaaaaccgttagattgtaatctatcttgtgagattataaactgtcgaaagattgtaaacctcagcgtactgcttacaatttaacatattattattcggtagattgtactacactaacttagttatcattcaaacttctttggtcaattacagattaattttacttcccaacaatttcatataactaccgaataataataccttaaattgtaagcagttcgttgaggttcacaatctttcgacagtttacaatctcgcgagatatattacaatctaacggtgtttacaattttacggtgacagagACAAACATTACATAGTACAAACAACTTTACACTACATGGAGTTTAGGTGCTGAAGTATTTCCTTAgacaaaagtattattatacttatatatactttataattatatacattttaccTGCATGCAtgtaactaaatataattgacTTTCACTGTGTAAACTTTAAGAatggttattttatatatatatagagattattTTTATGGCAGTATACATcttaattcattaatttatagtCGAAATGCATACATTACTCTAGAATAAtcgtctattttttttaaaattaattaatcgtaattattatatatctcaCGTGTATCTCCTGAAGGTTTAGCATCAGTAACCACTGGCAATCCACTAGCAAAGAAGTCCATTATCGTCGCAAATATATCTGGCTTCAATAGTTTCCATTCAACATCATCATCCTGTTTTGTTACAGTTATAAAATCAGAACCAAAGAAAACAGCTTTAACTCCTTCTATTCTAAATATCATTTTTGCTAAAAGacacaaaatatattgtatagtaatattcagttttaaaaataagagaCTTATTACAAATTAGTAGTTTCAATATCTCAAATATAGCTTACCTAAAGGGCTGCATTGAGCCGCGCCAATATTAGGAAAGTCTATTGTTTGTCCTGGCTCCAATACTTGAGTACCAGGAAGGAATTTCAAACTGTTTGGATTTGGTGTCTCTTGTGTTTGAATAAACATTGTGCGACAATTACACAAATTAAACAAAGGCTTAATTTTAGCACATCTAAGTTTGTTGGAAGTAATTACATAGCCACTGAAGGCTTTGGTATCTAAATGcctacaaataaaatacaattagcATCTGTATTTGCTCATTTAGTGTATTAaagtgttatattttttttacctagTGAGAGCAGATAAGCAAAATATACGACCACATTTTTGACTTGCCCTTATATACTGCACTGAGTTTCGAAACATCTTCAAGTCCTTTTCGGTAATCACAcacaattaaataactattattatttagttacgagataaaaatatttaaaaaaaaccatttcaTATTGTCAAAACAACTGTCAACTATCACTTATATACTCTGTGCGTTATATCTGGGGGTCTAGCCAAGAtggcttaacagtagtgtatgtagaaagtcgaaaactaaatttgtatgaaaatgacagctcgtgtcgacagtcggtagcctaggccctaaaggcgtgagtcgggatacaataagcgacgccatgacagtgctacgaaaagacacacattaacgcttacgctattcggtagccaacggccaattaatgtttcggcagtgtagaaaaaacggcgtttctccgccatgttttagcgtgatctcaaaacctgctgtttgcaataattcagtacaactattgccatctttaatgactaccgttttaaaaacatctcatattttggacgttttaacgaaatggttttaattttttatctgtctttttttaacgttctcgtgtaattataataatttaaactagacttcatatttttaagttaagagttttagtttttctatgaatcaatgcgaggataacataatagacacagataaatatgaaaatatcaagaaaatcagcaaattagtagaggtaaatcctagttatattggatatctcttattgatatttatattgcatgtaagttgttgtttaatttaaaaaatacatataccatttaatattgcatatattatgtaatcacaaagtaaaattattgtacattttatttgtatatttcagatgataaagcagtcactaatgaacataattagaagttctaaatatattttattgtaattataatagaagctaatgatataatattgattatattaatcaaataaagtggatttatacttcatgaactttggaaatataaaatctagtgaGCATTACTAAGGAATGGTAAgtagatattttctttaattatttactaagttaatatactagagaagttattataatattgttaatgaatgagaagtttgaattcaagtcctttgggagttactgacattgtttggttattaagaactttaattgacaataagcagcagtgacaaattaagtatatttttaagtttagaattaagtaaagagttttaatactaaagttaCCTATTGAACAAACCTTGGACCAATCTTACAGTTTAGTTTGtcagttttctatttgatcaaactactaactaaaatattttcttttcagaaaaagagaagctatggagtatgaaataatgGTTGGTTAAGTAACATTACCTCAAGAACAGGAAACAGTAACTGAAACTATGTTCTTCtacatttaatcttaataagttcagcagtttgaatgttaatgagacattattataaacaaactgcatttgtagattttgggaagaattatatctttacaataactattattatttacaattgttgtgttaaggaaacaatcactatttttttaatcacccaggatgtattcatagtaactgtaggtatcatagtaattttatgaaatcatcacaacattaggttttatgaattgaacaattttttgtatataacagcACACAAACAAGATATTGACATTGCTGCAAACtaacacttacatttattagttaattatctacatatataaatatgaatacatcTACATTAGGTAGTAATGCATTTAATTTGATGCACCTGTGTGTGttctgttttgtttaataagttgttacttatgcttatttttctatgtagactgcattatgttaaggaagatatttggtgtcttattttaataaaaaataaccataactgaaacatttttattttgctacctgtttgtttaatattcctaactattagtaggtacgggtcattcatatatgcattatctgtatattcttgtaaaataaactaatattgtgaaccACTTTATTGGCTTTTCCTACTAAAGAAAGGTAAATTACCAATAATAAAactgacaaatacataacatacaatgtttattcatttcttacttcaacagattttgcatttacatattcactagtagcaaatcactgatataaccaaaagttaattgacataatatatattaacttaaaataagcatcaaacttaaatttatatctaagatGTTGGAGCATCAATATGGAGTCAAAGGTTGATTAAGGGTTATAATTTAAgactaagtttctattttataattttaattaatccctctttttttataaatatattataaacaatcaacCTTTATGACTCTaacttaaactgaaattgtttGATGGATATAAACAGAGATAATTCcaactagtagcaaatcactaataaaatctacacttatataaaaatctgctttcaaattgacattaaaaatgttcaagcacaaacaccaaacctaattaaagcttaaatcaaactctaatttcttatttcagtgttcacactagtctacgttttttttctattgttttttaattccttggactttatcaacttctagtcaaccttattttcactctttatttatcaatccaaagtactatttctattgtttcttctaagcggtaacaaaatatgttgcttcttcattttgcagattagttgtgaggtcaaatcctaaaaatatcaaagtatgagtactactaattattattatatatcgcgattttgcaatttcaaaatattgtatttatttgtagccttaaatttctgagaaaacatgaagcaaaacataattaatttaaacatgcaattaaaattcatatattcactttgcaccttccggaaattccacttaaatcgaaaattgtTCCAACCTTGCTGACATTCTAATGTCCCTTTTGCAGCTTCCAAttgcaaatttacaaaaatattgtaaagttttaacttctatttgtttataaaagtgacattaggaatacattaaatccagagacaatatgacggaataaggtgctacgaacagcagctcgcatctacgctgtcgactttgcggtaatgtatcgacatgcctcttggctacgaacgaagcgttttcgacagtacaattacgcaaaagcggtagtgtatgtagaatactTTTCGACACCAATATGGCTAGACCCCATGCTTTGGAGACTGTTAATTTCTAATTAGTCTGTGTTATAGAACTTCAAacattcaaattcaaaatggtTTATTTAATACCATAATACCATTTTGTTCACTATCTACAAAGCCTTAGCCCAATCTGTACTGATCTCTAGCAATCAAGTGTGGGGTGGTGCTTATAAAacgaaattaattacattGAAGAGATCTGTTGAAGGTGATGTTTTTCAAGAAGCGTACCTAGTAGCCGCATCCACACCGGATGATCCATCGCGCTCCGATCGCGCGCGGCATGAGCGCGATCCTAATGTGCAGGCGGTGTGGACGTGCGCTCCATAATATGTTGTCGGTTTTTTGTTCACGCTCAAAGAGGCAAGAGGCCTCAATCATTTGGCGCACGTGGTGTGGACGGTTGTGATTTTGAATCGCGTGATCCGCCGTTATGATAATGTTTAGTATCCCTTTATAAGGAGAATAAATGTTTATGGGATCCTAATGATATTACACAAATAGAAGTGTATGAGAAGATGCTTGTCGGCAAATTGGTCGGGAAATGAACAATAAGTCAAATTGATCTGCAGtcattcgtgcaaaattagcTCCTTCAACAATTAACTCTTTGTAAAGTCGAGTCCCATATTCCAACCGgtttttaaacattgtttaaaCCCAATACTGTCTTTTTCGCTTTCGTAATTTTTGTcgtaaatatataagtaaaatgTAGCTTGTTGCTGCTACGGCTATTTGTCGGCGTAGTTGCACATGTGACTTCATAGCCAGAAAAAGTTCATCTGATTCAGTATGGATCCGCTGGAGCGTGTTGTATCAGCCAGTCAGGATCGCAAAAGATTGCTGTTGGATCGGCCTAGTACGATCCACGCTCCACGCATCGCGATCTTCGATCGCGGATCGTGGGTTCGCCGATCCATTTTGGATCGTCCGGTGTGGATGCGGCTATTCAAGTTTTGATTTATACAATTCAAGCAATCTTCTTACCATCCACCAGTTGTTCATCCTTAGATGAATCCTTAGAAAACATTCTCAAAGGCACATTAGCAAAGCACTTCTGGAAAGGCGTAGGAAGGACCTAGTGTGTATTATATCTCAATGTAAATCCAAATTCTCACACCGTCAATTTTAGCTATACAACAAACTTAATAGGATCCTTAATATTTACACTAAGTTACTATTCgaaatcaaaacaataat
The nucleotide sequence above comes from Pieris napi chromosome 22, ilPieNapi1.2, whole genome shotgun sequence. Encoded proteins:
- the LOC125060755 gene encoding NFU1 iron-sulfur cluster scaffold homolog, mitochondrial-like; this encodes MFRNSVQYIRASQKCGRIFCLSALTRHLDTKAFSGYVITSNKLRCAKIKPLFNLCNCRTMFIQTQETPNPNSLKFLPGTQVLEPGQTIDFPNIGAAQCSPLAKMIFRIEGVKAVFFGSDFITVTKQDDDVEWKLLKPDIFATIMDFFASGLPVVTDAKPSGDTQINKDDDEIVQMIKELLDTRIRPTVQEDGGDVLFVDFKDGILRLKMQGSCSSCPSSIVTLKNGVQNMMQFYIPEVLSVEQIDDEGEKLSEKIFKEFEQLKQKEKKTD